A window of Microbacterium luteolum contains these coding sequences:
- a CDS encoding GDSL-type esterase/lipase family protein, producing the protein MRVAIVTESFLPHMNGVTGSVLQILRHLESRGHDAHVIAPAAVGIPETVDGARIEAIPSLALPGYRNVRVGTSTAHRVAAALRRFQPDVVHLASPFALGWRGVLAAERLDVASVAAYQTDVAAYTERYGIAATTGIAQTHIARLHRRATLTLAPSAESAQQLASLGIDRVRRWGRGVDAERFQPSRRDSALRAAWGAEVVIGYVGRLAPEKQVEDLAALNGVPGTRLVIVGDGPSRARLESLLPDALFLGHLGGEALAAAMASFDLFVHPGESETFGQTLQEAHASGVPVIATGRGGPLDLVRMGIDGWLYRPGDLGDLRMRVADLAGDARKRRAFGEAGREAVQGRSWSSVCDQLVGHFEDARMLHRVDAGARARRVVRPEASVPVPPRRWHRYVALGDSLTEGLCDPAPDGALRGWADRLALLLAARGGLHYANLAIRSKRVGDVCGTQLERALELRPDLVSILIGANDLVKHRVNVAALALRLEDAVVRLRGIGADVVLVTPFLPGRRAASIYTRRFSAFATALAGIAARTGAILIDTDLHPSLPDRPNWGEDLVHLSSRGHRFLAYRAAEVLGVPDADALGVLDAALHENETIGAGVWWRRHALPWVWRRLHGRAAGDGRSAKHDDYVYLGRSSAARGVSVS; encoded by the coding sequence GTGAGAGTAGCGATCGTCACGGAGTCCTTCCTTCCGCACATGAACGGCGTGACCGGATCGGTGCTGCAGATCCTGCGGCACCTCGAGAGCCGGGGGCACGATGCGCACGTGATCGCCCCCGCGGCCGTCGGCATCCCCGAGACCGTGGACGGTGCGCGCATCGAGGCGATCCCGAGCCTCGCGCTGCCGGGCTACCGGAACGTCCGGGTCGGCACCTCGACGGCCCACCGCGTCGCGGCCGCCCTGCGTCGCTTCCAGCCGGACGTCGTCCATCTCGCCTCGCCTTTCGCCCTCGGGTGGCGCGGCGTGCTCGCGGCGGAACGTCTCGACGTGGCATCCGTCGCGGCCTATCAGACCGACGTCGCGGCCTACACCGAGCGCTATGGCATCGCGGCGACCACGGGGATCGCTCAGACGCACATCGCCCGGCTCCACCGGCGTGCGACGCTGACGCTCGCGCCCTCGGCCGAGTCGGCGCAGCAGCTGGCCTCGCTCGGCATCGACCGTGTGCGCCGCTGGGGTCGCGGAGTGGATGCCGAGCGCTTCCAGCCCTCCCGCCGCGACAGTGCGCTGCGCGCCGCCTGGGGAGCCGAAGTCGTGATCGGCTACGTGGGCAGGCTCGCACCGGAGAAGCAGGTCGAGGACCTCGCCGCGCTGAACGGTGTGCCCGGCACGCGACTCGTGATCGTGGGCGACGGACCGAGCCGTGCGCGGCTGGAGAGCCTGCTGCCGGATGCCCTCTTCCTCGGACACCTCGGCGGAGAGGCGCTCGCCGCGGCGATGGCGTCGTTCGACCTGTTCGTGCACCCGGGGGAGAGCGAGACCTTCGGTCAGACCCTGCAGGAGGCCCACGCGAGCGGCGTCCCCGTCATCGCGACCGGCCGTGGAGGTCCGCTCGACCTCGTGCGGATGGGCATCGACGGCTGGCTGTACCGGCCGGGCGATCTCGGCGACCTGCGGATGCGCGTCGCGGACCTCGCCGGAGATGCGCGCAAGAGGCGGGCCTTCGGCGAGGCAGGACGCGAAGCCGTGCAGGGCCGCAGCTGGTCGAGCGTGTGCGACCAGCTCGTCGGGCACTTCGAGGACGCGCGGATGCTGCATCGGGTGGATGCCGGCGCCCGCGCTCGCCGCGTGGTGCGTCCGGAGGCCTCGGTACCCGTCCCGCCGCGGCGGTGGCACCGTTACGTCGCCCTCGGCGATTCGCTCACCGAGGGTCTCTGCGATCCTGCACCGGACGGCGCGCTGCGGGGATGGGCCGACCGCCTCGCGCTGCTGCTCGCCGCTCGCGGCGGCCTGCACTACGCGAACCTCGCGATCCGCTCCAAGCGCGTCGGCGACGTCTGCGGGACGCAGTTGGAGCGGGCGCTCGAACTGCGACCGGACCTGGTGTCGATCCTCATCGGCGCGAACGACCTGGTGAAGCACCGCGTGAACGTCGCCGCGCTGGCTCTGCGCCTCGAGGACGCGGTGGTGCGGCTCCGCGGGATCGGGGCCGACGTGGTGCTGGTCACGCCGTTCCTGCCCGGTCGGCGGGCCGCCTCCATCTACACGCGGAGGTTCTCCGCGTTCGCGACCGCACTGGCGGGGATCGCCGCGCGCACCGGTGCGATCCTGATCGACACGGATCTGCATCCCTCGCTGCCGGATCGCCCGAACTGGGGCGAGGACCTCGTGCACCTGAGCAGTCGAGGACACCGCTTCCTCGCGTACCGCGCGGCCGAGGTCCTCGGCGTTCCGGACGCCGATGCCCTCGGTGTGCTCGATGCCGCCCTGCACGAGAACGAGACGATCGGCGCCGGCGTGTGGTGGCGGCGGCATGCCCTGCCGTGGGTCTGGCGCCGTCTGCACGGTCGAGCCGCGGGCGACGGCCGCTCGGCGAAGCACGACGACTACGTCTACCTCGGCCGCTCCTCCGCGGCCCGCGGGGTGTCCGTCAGCTGA
- a CDS encoding DedA family protein, whose protein sequence is MPTDVLTESLTGPWSLVLMSLLVLGDAFFVVVPGEVAVTALGALAVTNGAPALWAVIVCAAVAAALGDACCYLIGRLVGIERWRWMRAPRVRQALEWAGRRLESGTATVLFTARFVPFARLAINLVAGASRIHPPRYLALVGIAATAWAVYQAAVGAAVAAIVPGGPLVAVPVSIVVAIGAGALIDLALRRSRR, encoded by the coding sequence GTGCCGACCGACGTGCTCACCGAATCGCTCACCGGACCGTGGAGCCTGGTGCTGATGAGCCTCCTGGTCCTCGGGGACGCCTTCTTCGTGGTCGTCCCCGGCGAGGTCGCGGTGACCGCGCTCGGGGCGCTCGCGGTCACGAACGGTGCGCCGGCCCTCTGGGCGGTGATCGTGTGCGCCGCGGTCGCCGCCGCGCTCGGAGACGCGTGCTGCTATCTGATCGGACGCCTGGTCGGCATCGAACGCTGGCGCTGGATGCGCGCGCCCCGCGTGCGGCAGGCGCTCGAGTGGGCCGGACGACGCCTCGAGAGCGGCACGGCCACAGTACTCTTCACAGCGCGCTTCGTGCCGTTCGCCCGGCTCGCGATCAACCTGGTGGCCGGGGCATCGCGGATCCATCCCCCGCGCTATCTCGCCCTCGTCGGGATAGCCGCGACCGCCTGGGCGGTCTACCAGGCGGCGGTGGGCGCCGCCGTCGCCGCGATCGTCCCCGGAGGACCTCTCGTCGCCGTGCCGGTGTCGATCGTCGTCGCGATCGGCGCCGGAGCCCTGATCGACCTCGCGCTGCGCCGCAGCCGCCGCTGA
- a CDS encoding DUF5302 domain-containing protein codes for MSTEEGATSSEEMKRKFKEALEKKNAQHRQGESHLDGDSAVHGAAAPQTRREFRRKSG; via the coding sequence ATGAGCACCGAAGAAGGCGCCACCTCCTCCGAGGAGATGAAGCGCAAGTTCAAGGAAGCGCTCGAGAAGAAGAACGCGCAGCACCGGCAGGGCGAGTCGCACCTCGACGGCGACTCCGCCGTGCACGGCGCGGCCGCCCCGCAGACGCGGCGCGAGTTCCGACGCAAGAGCGGTTGA
- a CDS encoding cation:dicarboxylate symporter family transporter, with protein sequence MAITTGFRLPGFNSRRGKQSWDRHTWLYVSVIIAVVLGALVGLIWPEVGQGFEALGKGFVALIKMMIAPIIFCTIVVGVGSIAKAATVGKIGGLALLYFMIMSTFALAIGLVVGNIIHPGSGLDMAASTYDPEGATEAKTTQEFILGIIPATFFGAFTGESVLQVLFIALLVGFALQGLGERGAPIMEAVKQLQKLVFRILGMILWLAPIGAFGAIAAVVGKTGISAIWSLGILMGAFYITCILFIVVVLGTLLWTVTRVNIFSLMKYLGREYLLIVGTSSSESALPRLIAKMEHVGVSKPVVGITVPTGYSFNLDGTAIYLTMASLFIATGMGQPMSIGEQIGLLVFMIIASKGAAGVTGAGLATLAGGLQAYRPDLVDGVGVIVGIDRFMSEGRALTNFTGNAVATLLIGTWTKQIDRDRTRRVLNGELPFDESMMDGVDGHGMSDAPHAVGVQELSESAVSEMAAKEQRARDRAAQR encoded by the coding sequence ATGGCCATCACAACGGGGTTCCGTCTGCCGGGGTTCAACTCGCGGCGTGGCAAGCAGTCCTGGGACCGGCACACCTGGCTGTACGTGTCGGTGATCATCGCGGTCGTGCTCGGCGCCCTCGTCGGACTCATCTGGCCCGAGGTCGGACAGGGGTTCGAGGCTCTCGGCAAGGGATTCGTGGCGCTGATCAAGATGATGATCGCGCCGATCATCTTCTGCACCATCGTCGTCGGAGTCGGATCCATCGCGAAGGCGGCGACGGTCGGGAAGATCGGCGGGCTCGCCCTGTTGTACTTCATGATCATGTCGACCTTCGCCCTCGCGATCGGCCTGGTCGTCGGCAACATCATCCACCCGGGATCCGGGCTCGACATGGCTGCCTCCACGTACGATCCCGAGGGTGCGACCGAGGCGAAGACCACCCAGGAGTTCATCCTCGGGATCATCCCCGCGACGTTCTTCGGCGCCTTCACCGGCGAGAGCGTGCTGCAGGTGCTGTTCATCGCCCTCCTCGTCGGTTTCGCCCTGCAGGGTCTCGGCGAGCGCGGTGCTCCGATCATGGAGGCGGTCAAGCAGCTGCAGAAGCTGGTGTTCCGCATCCTCGGCATGATCCTCTGGCTGGCGCCGATCGGTGCCTTCGGTGCGATCGCGGCCGTCGTGGGCAAGACCGGCATCTCGGCGATCTGGAGCCTCGGCATCCTGATGGGCGCGTTCTACATCACCTGCATCCTGTTCATCGTCGTGGTGCTGGGCACGTTGCTCTGGACCGTCACGCGGGTCAACATCTTCTCGCTCATGAAGTACCTGGGGCGCGAGTACCTGCTGATCGTCGGCACGTCCTCCTCGGAGTCCGCGCTGCCGCGGCTGATCGCGAAGATGGAGCACGTCGGCGTCTCCAAGCCCGTGGTGGGCATCACGGTGCCGACCGGCTACTCGTTCAACCTCGACGGCACGGCGATCTACCTGACGATGGCCTCTCTGTTCATCGCGACGGGCATGGGCCAGCCGATGTCCATCGGCGAGCAGATCGGTCTGCTCGTCTTCATGATCATCGCGAGCAAGGGCGCCGCCGGCGTCACGGGTGCAGGACTCGCCACGCTGGCGGGCGGACTGCAGGCGTACCGGCCGGACCTGGTCGACGGCGTCGGGGTCATCGTCGGTATCGACCGCTTCATGTCGGAGGGTCGCGCACTGACGAACTTCACGGGCAACGCTGTCGCGACGCTCCTCATCGGCACCTGGACCAAGCAGATCGACCGTGACCGCACGCGCCGCGTGCTCAACGGGGAGCTGCCTTTCGACGAGTCGATGATGGACGGCGTCGACGGGCACGGGATGTCGGACGCTCCGCACGCCGTCGGTGTGCAGGAGCTCAGCGAGTCGGCGGTGTCGGAGATGGCGGCGAAGGAGCAGCGGGCCAGGGACCGCGCCGCACAGCGCTGA
- a CDS encoding sensor histidine kinase yields MAHASDGRSTASRVFVVLLGVAVVIGALVAVYLVVEAQRAIRAEAERVTAAAAISLAASPDVVSSLSEGDEGAATRLLEPYAMTVVEDAGLDFITVMTVEGVRVTHPDLAQIGGRYLGTIPTTPQMLTEEFTGTLGPSVRTIVPVVDADDTLIGWVAAGVTTESITDTLIRRLPLTLGITVGLVALGAGGALIARRVTRRIAGDLPPGQVRDAVSSYESIRTLGEALRAQTHEHGNRMHTAVALLELGRSDEAIEILTETSRQSQSLVDQVTARRQGDPAVGALLLGKASQAKERGIDWRVRIDPETPRSPLSTVDSVSVLGNLVDNAMDAAAESDDRWVAVSLTPGADGGIVLEVSDSGPGVPIDRREQIFQQGFSTKPADAQGRGIGLALVRSVVTGVGGSVTLEGDPTTFRVILPAAGARRRRS; encoded by the coding sequence ATGGCACACGCCTCTGACGGCCGCAGCACCGCATCGCGCGTGTTCGTCGTGCTCCTCGGGGTCGCGGTCGTCATCGGCGCCCTCGTCGCCGTCTACCTCGTCGTGGAGGCGCAGCGCGCCATCCGCGCCGAGGCCGAGCGGGTCACGGCGGCAGCCGCCATCTCGCTCGCCGCATCACCGGATGTCGTCTCCTCGCTGAGCGAAGGAGACGAGGGCGCAGCGACACGTCTGCTCGAGCCCTACGCGATGACGGTCGTGGAGGACGCCGGACTCGACTTCATCACGGTCATGACCGTGGAGGGCGTACGGGTCACCCACCCCGACCTCGCGCAGATCGGCGGACGCTATCTCGGCACGATCCCCACGACCCCCCAGATGCTCACCGAGGAGTTCACCGGCACCCTCGGGCCCTCGGTCCGCACGATCGTGCCGGTCGTGGACGCCGACGACACCCTGATCGGCTGGGTGGCGGCGGGCGTGACGACCGAGTCGATCACCGACACGCTGATCCGCCGTCTCCCCCTCACGCTCGGGATCACCGTGGGACTCGTCGCGCTCGGGGCAGGCGGAGCCCTGATCGCGCGCCGGGTCACCCGGCGCATCGCCGGCGACCTTCCACCCGGCCAGGTGCGTGATGCCGTGTCGTCGTACGAATCCATCCGGACCCTGGGCGAGGCACTGCGCGCCCAGACCCACGAGCACGGGAACCGGATGCACACCGCCGTCGCCCTGCTCGAGCTCGGGCGGAGCGACGAGGCGATCGAGATCCTCACCGAGACCTCGCGGCAGAGCCAATCCCTCGTCGACCAGGTCACAGCACGGCGCCAGGGCGACCCCGCGGTCGGTGCCCTCCTGCTGGGGAAGGCGTCTCAGGCGAAGGAGCGCGGCATCGACTGGCGTGTGCGCATCGATCCGGAGACCCCGCGCTCGCCGCTGTCGACGGTCGACAGCGTGTCGGTGCTCGGCAACCTCGTCGACAACGCGATGGATGCCGCGGCGGAGTCCGACGACCGCTGGGTGGCCGTCTCGCTCACGCCCGGCGCGGACGGCGGGATCGTGCTCGAGGTCTCGGACAGCGGACCGGGCGTCCCGATCGACCGCCGCGAGCAGATCTTCCAGCAGGGCTTCTCGACGAAGCCCGCGGATGCGCAGGGCCGAGGCATCGGCCTCGCACTCGTGAGGTCGGTCGTCACGGGCGTCGGCGGTTCGGTGACGCTGGAGGGCGATCCCACGACCTTCCGCGTCATCCTGCCCGCAGCGGGAGCGCGGAGGCGCCGTTCATGA
- a CDS encoding response regulator yields the protein MIRTLIVDDDALTLELHRDYLARLEGFEASGECSGARAAVSAVLDRRGADAFDLVLLDITMPDGSGIDVLRALRARAASVDVIAITGVRDAETVRQMAALGVFQYLVKPFPFAVFKERMEQYRSYRDQARTTDGEATQAEIDALLGRTTGTILLPKGLSAASLDRVTSALRAMGPLSASEAAERLGMSRVAVRRYLEHLAAEGVLLRTARYGARGRPETEYHWNRGTGDDA from the coding sequence ATGATCCGGACGCTCATCGTCGACGACGACGCTCTGACCCTCGAACTCCATCGCGACTACCTCGCACGTCTCGAGGGCTTCGAGGCCTCCGGAGAGTGCAGCGGAGCACGCGCCGCGGTGAGCGCGGTGCTGGATCGCCGGGGCGCGGACGCCTTCGACCTGGTCCTGCTCGACATCACGATGCCTGACGGTTCCGGCATCGATGTCCTGCGGGCTCTCCGTGCCAGGGCGGCCTCGGTCGACGTCATCGCGATCACCGGGGTGCGCGATGCCGAGACCGTGCGGCAGATGGCGGCTCTGGGCGTCTTCCAGTACCTCGTGAAACCGTTCCCCTTCGCCGTGTTCAAGGAGCGGATGGAGCAGTACCGCTCCTACCGGGATCAAGCCCGCACCACAGACGGCGAGGCGACGCAGGCCGAGATCGATGCGCTGCTCGGCCGCACGACCGGCACGATCCTGCTGCCCAAGGGCCTGTCGGCCGCGTCCTTGGATCGCGTGACCTCCGCGCTGCGCGCGATGGGTCCGCTGTCGGCGAGCGAGGCGGCGGAGCGTCTGGGCATGTCCCGCGTCGCCGTGCGGCGCTACCTCGAGCATCTTGCCGCTGAGGGCGTGCTCCTCCGGACGGCGCGGTACGGCGCGCGCGGACGCCCCGAGACCGAGTACCACTGGAACCGGGGCACCGGCGACGACGCCTGA
- a CDS encoding FAD-binding oxidoreductase has protein sequence MTSISSFDALRDRLSGSLFRPGDAGFDEARQPWNLAIDQRPLAVAAPADVADLHALLGAARSSGFRLAVQPSGHGASSDLDGAVIVRMSAFDELDVDVDAGILRVGTGVRWGAVVDALEGTGWAAPAGTSPVVSVAGYTLGGGHSWFSRTAGLGSDNLRAAWVLRADGSHERVDDDSDPDLMWALRGAGGVVGIVTALEIDLVRTPALWGASLTFDVADAAAVIRAVRDLAADAPASLNVFMNSMRMPDAPQLPEAIRGRSFLEVQALSVDGSADELIDRVRRAGAVQHETTGATSPAALVAASNEPTEPTPGRGASMALTTLDDATIDALVEFRELPEQAPIIGIDIRMLGGALDAPRRSGFASLASAGWLLHALAPLFPGAPREPGDASLAGFVDLLAHAEASRTVPTFLGPGQTLDRCGTSADLDRLRAVRAAVDPEGVLHAGRLPR, from the coding sequence ATGACCTCGATCTCCTCGTTCGATGCCCTTCGCGACCGACTGAGCGGCTCCCTTTTCCGTCCCGGCGATGCCGGGTTCGATGAGGCGCGGCAGCCATGGAACCTCGCGATCGATCAGCGACCCCTCGCTGTCGCCGCTCCGGCGGATGTCGCCGATCTGCACGCACTGCTCGGCGCCGCTCGCTCGTCGGGCTTCCGCCTCGCCGTCCAGCCGAGCGGGCACGGAGCGTCGAGTGATCTCGACGGTGCGGTGATCGTGCGGATGTCGGCATTCGATGAGCTCGATGTCGACGTGGATGCCGGGATCCTCCGGGTGGGCACCGGTGTCCGCTGGGGCGCGGTCGTCGACGCCCTCGAGGGCACCGGCTGGGCGGCTCCGGCCGGCACGAGTCCGGTCGTCAGCGTGGCCGGTTACACACTGGGTGGCGGGCACTCGTGGTTCAGCCGCACGGCGGGGCTCGGCTCCGACAACCTGCGGGCAGCGTGGGTGCTGCGTGCCGACGGCTCCCATGAGCGTGTCGACGACGACAGCGATCCGGATCTCATGTGGGCCCTGCGCGGCGCGGGCGGCGTCGTCGGCATCGTCACGGCCCTCGAGATCGATCTCGTGCGCACGCCGGCACTGTGGGGTGCGAGCCTCACTTTCGACGTGGCGGATGCCGCCGCGGTGATCCGCGCCGTGCGCGACCTCGCGGCCGACGCACCGGCGTCGCTCAACGTGTTCATGAACTCGATGCGCATGCCCGACGCGCCACAGCTGCCGGAGGCGATCCGCGGGCGCAGCTTCCTCGAGGTGCAGGCGTTGTCGGTCGACGGCTCCGCGGACGAGCTCATCGATCGGGTCCGCCGTGCCGGCGCGGTGCAGCACGAGACGACGGGAGCCACTTCGCCGGCGGCCCTCGTGGCGGCATCGAACGAACCGACAGAGCCGACCCCTGGCCGTGGCGCGTCCATGGCGCTCACGACGTTGGACGACGCCACGATCGATGCGCTCGTGGAGTTCCGCGAGCTGCCGGAGCAGGCTCCGATCATCGGGATCGACATCCGGATGCTGGGCGGCGCGCTCGACGCGCCACGGCGCAGCGGCTTCGCGAGCCTGGCTTCGGCGGGTTGGCTGCTGCACGCGCTCGCGCCGCTGTTCCCCGGCGCGCCCCGCGAACCGGGAGACGCGAGTCTCGCGGGGTTCGTCGATCTACTGGCGCACGCAGAGGCCTCGCGTACGGTGCCGACCTTCCTGGGGCCGGGACAGACGCTCGACCGCTGCGGTACCTCGGCCGACCTCGATCGGCTGCGCGCTGTCCGCGCCGCCGTCGATCCCGAAGGGGTACTGCACGCGGGACGCCTTCCGCGCTGA
- a CDS encoding 6,7-dimethyl-8-ribityllumazine synthase, protein MPRIAIVAAQWHAEIVDQAVESFEGRLASLGFDDVSILRVPGAFEIPLHAQRLARSGRVDAIATCALVVDGGIYRHDFVASTVVDALMRVQLETDVPVFSAVLTPHNFHEHDEHREYFRRHFSVKGAELADAVVKTLAGLDALA, encoded by the coding sequence ATGCCCAGAATCGCCATCGTCGCCGCGCAGTGGCACGCCGAGATCGTCGACCAGGCCGTCGAATCCTTCGAGGGAAGGCTCGCGTCACTCGGCTTCGACGACGTCAGCATCCTCCGGGTACCCGGGGCCTTCGAGATCCCGCTGCACGCGCAGCGGCTCGCCCGCAGCGGTCGAGTCGACGCCATCGCCACCTGCGCGCTCGTCGTCGACGGCGGCATCTACCGCCATGACTTCGTGGCGTCCACGGTCGTCGATGCGCTGATGCGCGTGCAGCTGGAGACGGACGTGCCCGTGTTCTCGGCGGTCCTCACGCCGCACAATTTCCACGAGCACGACGAGCACCGCGAGTACTTCCGCCGTCACTTCTCCGTCAAGGGCGCCGAGCTCGCCGACGCGGTCGTGAAGACGCTCGCCGGACTCGACGCCCTCGCCTGA
- a CDS encoding FMN reductase has protein sequence MTVRRIAVVSAGLSNPSSTRMLADRLAAETVKALREHDIETSVDVIELRDYAHDITNNLLTGFAPPALETAINTVVSADALIVVTPIFSTSYSGLFKSFIDVLDPDALTGKPVLIGANAGTARHSLAIDYAIRPLFAYLHADAVSTGVFAASSDWGGSGDHVAPLAKRVEKGARELADAVARRDAASASDPFDPATYLGEGRSFGHLLGGLAGE, from the coding sequence ATGACCGTGCGTCGCATCGCCGTCGTGTCGGCCGGTCTCTCGAATCCCTCGTCCACGCGGATGCTCGCCGATCGGCTGGCCGCCGAGACGGTGAAGGCGCTCCGCGAGCACGACATCGAGACGAGCGTCGACGTGATCGAGCTGCGCGACTACGCGCATGACATCACCAACAACCTGCTCACCGGATTCGCGCCGCCGGCGCTGGAGACGGCGATCAACACGGTGGTGTCGGCCGATGCGCTCATCGTGGTGACGCCCATCTTCTCGACCAGCTACTCGGGATTGTTCAAGTCGTTCATCGACGTGCTCGATCCCGACGCGCTCACCGGGAAGCCGGTCCTCATCGGCGCGAATGCCGGTACCGCCCGGCACTCGCTGGCGATTGACTACGCGATCCGTCCGCTGTTCGCCTACCTGCACGCCGACGCCGTCTCGACCGGCGTGTTCGCGGCCTCCAGCGACTGGGGAGGGTCCGGCGACCACGTCGCTCCGCTCGCGAAGCGCGTCGAGAAGGGCGCGCGGGAGCTCGCGGATGCGGTGGCCCGACGCGACGCCGCCTCGGCCTCCGACCCGTTCGACCCGGCGACGTACCTCGGTGAGGGCCGGTCGTTCGGCCACCTGCTGGGCGGTCTCGCGGGGGAGTGA
- a CDS encoding LLM class flavin-dependent oxidoreductase yields MSEQSGAQAMQFGIMSVSDITRDPTTGITPSEQERIKATLTIATHAEEVGLDVFAIGEHHNPPFWSSSPTTFLAALAAQTERLIVSTSTTLITTNDPVRIAEEYAMLQHVSDGRMDLMLGRGNTGPVYPWFGQDIRQGLPLAIENYALLHKLWREDVVDWEGKFRTPLQGFTSTPRPLDGIAPFVWHGSIRTPEIAEQAAYYGDGFFANNIFWPKEHYQRLIELYRQRYAHYGHGTPEQAIVGLGGQVFMAANSQDAANQFRPYFDNAPVYGHGPSMEDFTEMTPLTVGSPQQIIDRYAAMREHYGDYQRQLFLIDHAGLPLKIVLEQLDILGSEVVPVLRKELAQGRPETVPDAPTHAARVKAEFGDGPTRQARPGANRGDNLTGDSPYQDTPAPAGAAFGLSRKEA; encoded by the coding sequence ATGAGCGAGCAGTCAGGCGCGCAGGCGATGCAGTTCGGCATCATGTCGGTCAGCGACATCACCCGCGATCCCACCACGGGCATCACCCCCAGCGAGCAGGAGCGGATCAAGGCGACGCTGACCATCGCCACGCACGCCGAAGAGGTCGGACTCGACGTCTTCGCGATCGGCGAGCACCACAACCCGCCGTTCTGGTCCTCGAGCCCCACGACCTTCCTCGCCGCCCTCGCCGCGCAGACCGAGCGTCTGATCGTCTCGACCTCGACCACGCTCATCACGACGAACGACCCGGTGCGCATCGCCGAGGAGTACGCGATGCTGCAGCACGTGTCCGACGGCCGCATGGACCTCATGCTCGGTCGCGGGAACACCGGACCCGTGTACCCGTGGTTCGGCCAGGACATCCGTCAGGGACTCCCTCTCGCGATCGAGAACTACGCCCTGCTGCACAAGCTGTGGCGTGAGGACGTCGTCGACTGGGAGGGCAAGTTCCGCACCCCGCTGCAGGGGTTCACCTCCACGCCGCGGCCCCTCGACGGCATCGCGCCCTTCGTCTGGCACGGATCCATCCGCACCCCGGAGATCGCCGAGCAGGCGGCCTACTACGGCGACGGCTTCTTCGCGAACAACATCTTCTGGCCGAAGGAGCACTACCAGCGCCTCATCGAGCTGTACCGTCAGCGCTACGCGCACTACGGGCACGGCACCCCGGAGCAGGCCATCGTCGGTCTCGGCGGTCAGGTGTTCATGGCCGCGAACTCGCAGGACGCGGCGAACCAGTTCCGTCCGTACTTCGACAACGCGCCCGTCTACGGCCACGGTCCGAGCATGGAGGACTTCACCGAGATGACGCCCCTCACCGTGGGGTCGCCGCAGCAGATCATCGATCGCTACGCCGCCATGCGCGAGCACTACGGCGACTACCAGCGTCAGCTCTTCCTGATCGACCACGCCGGGCTTCCGCTCAAGATCGTGCTCGAGCAGCTCGACATCCTCGGCTCCGAGGTCGTGCCCGTGCTGCGGAAGGAGCTCGCGCAGGGTCGCCCGGAGACCGTGCCGGATGCTCCCACCCACGCCGCACGCGTGAAGGCGGAGTTCGGCGACGGGCCCACCCGTCAGGCGCGCCCCGGTGCCAACCGCGGCGACAACCTGACCGGCGACTCGCCCTACCAGGACACCCCGGCTCCGGCCGGTGCCGCGTTCGGGCTCAGCCGGAAGGAGGCCTGA